The following DNA comes from Camelina sativa cultivar DH55 chromosome 14, Cs, whole genome shotgun sequence.
AAAGTCTTTTTTTAACAGTGTGTATCGACTGAACATACCTTATTCCGAGGCCGCGGTGTGGAAAGTCGTCTTTGATCTTGTTATGTCTACCCAAAAACGCTTGTTTCTTACCATGAGCAATCCCATTATTTCGGTTTATCTTGGTTTAATCCGATTCATGTTTCCTCGGGTAAATTTGAAGAGGTATATACAAACATacaccaaacaaattaaaaaaagcaaacaagatATCACAAGTGGAAGGCGATTTTTGTCATTCTAAGTAAACTAGGTAATAACCTGTGCTATTGCACAGAGTGAAATTTTTATTTGAGTTATTACATttgtacatatatttatttaatataacatttaaacatattggtttgaattcatcaagttataaaaatttaaattagtaatCGTGTCACCGTAAATTTTTGATTGACATGATGACATATCTGGATAGGATAGAATGTAAACCAAATTAGTGAttgttagatttttataaaaatcttgaaCTATCAAATCACATAAATAtcgcaacaaacaaaaactacatGAACtggataatttaaataaaattgttaactcgGTCAAACTCGTCCACTAAACCATCCTGCAACGGGTTTAAATAATTTGAGCAGCAATATGTCTTTGCATCTGTCTCGCTTAAATTTGTGAAATCCGAATGGGTTACAGatgcatttcaataaatcatttttctaatatataaaatatatttaaagcttaaatttaattaatattaataaagttatgtgataaagtttttaagaataacatatttgtttttttctcaaaacacaATGGCATATagttgtaaataatatatttgtttaaataaagcTAAATAACTATATTTGTCTCAAGctctctggcggcgacacatcagctattaatatataggagatacaAATAAACTTGATTGATTATCTAAAGTATATGAAGAAAAGAATCACATTTATATCaagacaaaattaaattttaaatactaattaaataagagatttattattttattttatttttttgtttttttgtgaacaATACTAATCAAGagatctaattatatatataggcagAGCCGGCCACAAGGCCAAGCAAGCAAAGCACATGCTTACGGCcgtttaaaatattaactaatTTTCGGCCGATTTTACAAGAATTTTTGTGTGGTCTAGTGGTTGAAACTGTAAAAGCCGAGTCTTAGCTCCTAGGTTCGAACCTTGTCAATgtctaaaacatatgtttttatttttttaagaagaaaattaaactaGAAATAAAAACTATGAGGTCCAATATTCTCCCTCGCTTGTAGCCCAGTACATCTCCACGCCGGCTTTGTATATaggttaatattttttttgacggATAGTGCCTCAATATGTGTGCCTGAGAGCTTTCTTTggcgattagggtttctctTACTTCGGTTCACCGGAGATCGGCCTTACGTCGGTCACCGAGAATTACCCCTTTCTccttcctctttctttcttcgtTTGCTGGTAGTCTTTTCGCCCCAAGATGTCAGATTCCCCAGATCCCCTAGTCCCCTTACATATAAATTCCCCTAGACataacgaaaaaaaatattaacctatattctctttattttacaaagaactttctctctttctcaactaattaatctttatcttatttaattatataattgttatattgaaaatattcattataataatataaatatacacaGCAAAAACCTGTGTTGCGCGGttcatctatactattaaagcagaagtactcactagactcaaattggaccatgactttgttttagtacgtttttcattaaaaatgattagagaatcacttaatttaattaaattaacttatAGTTACGATTTATCTAAATGACTATTATACCCCATGCTTGACCACTTAATTACGaccgggtcgggacgcggatcctcttTAACCcggaaatagaagaaaaaaaactcgcATATTTGTTTGTACTCCAGGTTTATAATATTTGGATCTTGTATGTTGTTTGGTTCAAGAGTAATTATTTATGTTGCCAAACAGaggtataatccctataaataaaGAATCTGGTATCgagtatttaatggcttcagtaatatcaaatattaactactaccatacttaatccctataattattacgcatattaataataatgagaaatctttaatacttatggattgtgactttgttgcttccaaaataatcaataaattaaatacgaaattgtatatatatgtaaacttatttgatttgcttttatattgtgagatatttacggaaacaacaaatcaacttaatacaattaaataaaaataaatcatcattttagtttagatttttcaatatttccttaactaaattatagtaattaattatgattaatacAGATGGAAAGAGTaaaaaacgcagaaattatatatatgtaaagttgtaaactaatttatagcaaatgtgtattgtatatcccacatcgactaaatattttggaatatggttcataatcacgataaatatatgactaatatgttttgagtacaaatgagcaggaagcttgatttatcaggtatccaaatttaacagtttaactTGGTTCTgtatttgagcatatttaaacttttaaaaagtaaacatattatagtatatttatgttttttttaaagtttaaaagattataaatatttaaatttttatagaatgtttaaattattataaatatttgaactccgtcgaaagtttaaaataatataatatatttaagtctaaaaaatatttaagtaatattaatatttttaaacttaaaaattttaaaatataaaaaaagtttgagttaaacccgttaaaacatgtatttttatcaaactataaattaaattggtttttttcgattttgctgagatttgatatatcaaatattaacttttaaatgataacctaaatatatttaatctcactataaatataatggtttcctaaccattgaaatatctcacacTAAAATTAAACAAGCAATTTTTCCTCTTTCGACggcaaaccaaaataaagaaaaactcatcctcttacaaaattactatccgatattgcggtgtgtctatcctcttacaaaactattatCCGATATTGaggagtgtctattctcttacaaaagtactatccaatattgcggtGTGCATGTTTCCGTGAAAAgttacattttacaaactacttactctattaggatttccaatttactgtataaccctaaatatacaaataaacactatataaacaaaaaaaataagtcaaaataaaaaaactacgTTACAAAagtacaaattacaaaaaaaagtaactaacaaaatatataatcatgtgcTGTAGCACAGGGTATCACCTAGtatttcattaaaaacaaaaacaaattaaatatcatttaGATATACTAAAcagaattatatatgtatatgaaattACTTCCAAGGAAAACATTTCTGCTCTTTACCAAGCCTGCATGCACCATCAGTTTTTTATAGTCCAGTTAcatagaaaacataaatattgaaTTGTTTGTCCCACTGGAAACTGCAAAAGAACAATGTTGATTTCCCAATATTCGTTTGGAACTTAAATTGGTAATCATGCTGAAAGTCACCGTGTAAATTggtaaacataaacaaaaaaaaatacttatttttttgaatctgaTAAGTGATATAACCTATATCTATATTTCATCTTTCATAGATGATATAAAATTACTTATTCCAAGGAAAACATGTAGGGCCTTTTTTATCGAGCCTGCATGGACCATTAGGTTTTATATCCCATTTACATTGATCTTTACATATATCTTGATCCCTCTGAGCATCAAATATATCAAACCATTTGAATTGGTTGCCCCACTGAAAACTGCAAAAGAACAATgttatttccaaaaatttggttGAAACTTGAATTGGTAATATTGGTGGAAAGGCACCACGTGAGGTCCTAGATCGTCTTGCTTGGATTTGCAATGTATGGTAAGAGGTGGACCGCCAATCGAGTTTGTCATCGTGACGTGCGTATCGCGCCAGAATGGTGGGATCTTGCCATGACCCGaaccaaataaaagaaacacgaacaagaaaacaatattaactTTTTGCTGATCTCccattttgatatatttcatTTCAGATTGCTTTTTTCAGACTGCTATTGGAGATGGTTTTATAGTATTCCCAGTGGCTCGATCCTTGTACAGTTTGTAGTAGTAATGTCATTTGACTATTGACCCAAtcaaaagaaactgaaggaTTTCATGTATAGTATCAGTAAATACCATTTGACCTGCAAAACAGTAAAATGAGCACTTAAGTATGGTCTGAcccaactgaaaaaaaaaatggatcttAATGGATCATGATCGAAACAAGTAcattgtatttgtttttgttcaaaaacTTAAGTGGTAACCCGTTCGTATCTATGACAAGTTCCTCTTGTGAAGTGTAATAGAGATTCTTGGAGAACATTTTTAATCCCAAGATGATCTTGGCATGATCTGTTAGCCCAAAACAGTGTGGGCCGAGATAGCTACTGAACATACCTTATTCCGACGCAACGGTTAGAGGCTTAAAGTCTTTGATCTTGGTATTTGGAGAGCAGTGTTGTTAAAGGCTTTCCGGTACTTCTTAAATCTTACATACTACAATTTGTATATTGAATCATCCGCACCTTAAGGTTTGATAATGACATAACAATGTAATTTTTTGGCCGATTTCTCATCTGATGTTTATAGATTGAATTAGTATGCAtgcagcttttttttttcagattgcTCTTGCCTCTTGGGATATAGTATTTGACTATTTTCCAATGGCTCGAAACATTTTCCTTATATACTTTATAGTAATAATTGccaataccaaacaaacaagcaaatcagTAGTAAATGAGCATTTAGTGAGACTAGATTCGGATCTTAATGGATTGAGTGAAATTAGTCGTCCAATGACCCGCCCGGGTactatttcaactttttatcTTGTACTTTTTATCTTGTTAAGTAATTTTCTGTTTCCATAAAGTCTTTCTAACAGTGTGGGATAGCCACTCAACATACCTTAGTTAATCCGAAGCCGCTGTGAGGCTTAACAAATGAGAGACCAAATCTTCAAGACACGAAAACTGATTCAATAAACTCTTCTGAAACTCTTCATTCCCATGTTCATCTGACCTCAACTCGCTTAAACCCTCGTTGATCCTCTTCACTCCATTCTGCAATAGCTCCACTCCCCTGCAAATTCCTTCTGGaagtttccttttcttgttcGGTCGTTTCTCTACTTCTATTGACCTCTGGCATCTTCCTTCTACAAACTTCTGCACTGTTGCCTTAACCTCGTTGCCTTCTTTCAAAAGTAACTCGACTTCCTCCTCCGAAGGTGTGACTGAGAGAAGCGCTTGTTCTTTctccaaaaacatttttaattccGACATGAACCGCTctgtttttgcttcttttccAGAAGGTATATCGAAGGCTAGAGCTGCATCTTCAGGTACGAATCTCCATAGCTGATTACAGCTCGTACGTGCACAGAAGTATCCAAACGCAGTAACCGCGTTATGAACCAAAGCCCAGTGGCGTTTTCTGAGAAGCATATGGTATAGTTCCCAAACCGCGCGGCTCTTTGGACAGGTTTCGGTTTCAGACATCTCGTATTTGCTAAGTCCTGACAAGAAGAGAGCAAGGTTTGGCTTGGATTTATGCAGATGACGACTATCAGCTTCTGATATGAAAAGCTTTTGAAGCTCTGTTATAACATTATTCATTTCTTGGCAAGTGTATAGCTGCTCGTTTCTTGAGATGATGGACAGCGTTCCACTGAGAATCTCACTGTAATGATCCTTCCTCGTATCATCTTTGGAGTTTCTGTACTTTTGAATGACAGCAACGATAAAGTTCAGAGTTTTGGCATCAATCTCTGATATGCCCATGTTTCTACacagaagaaaaacaacaacaacaaaaaataagggtaTGTCGTTAGATATTTTACCCTGAAAGCTCACACAATTTAGTTACTAAATATCTGGTTTTGCTATCTCGTGCGACAAGATACCCAGAGAAGTATCAAGAATGGATATCAGAGTAACTTACAGTATCTGAAGGCAAGCAGAGAGTGCAAAAACTGGAGCTCCTAGCACAGTGTATTTGGAATAACGTGATGGTTTCTCATTGAAGTTCTTGATAAAGTGGACGAAATCTGCAAATATCTGTCTTTTCACATCGTTTTTTATTCTGTCTGGCAGAAAATTCAGCGGAAACCCGTCTAATAACAAGGCTAGATACACATCTGGTGTAGAGTCAGATCTGCCCTCAGCAGAAACGTTCGTGTAAACTTGAGCTGTTAATGATTTTGGGCTGTGGGTAAGAAGAAAGCAGATGGACTTTGTAGTTCTTCTGAGAACGGAATCTGGACAAAGCGGTGTTTCCGATGATGACATTGACATCATgaaactacaaattttatcgaTCATAGCGGCCGCCAAATCATTGGTGGCATGACGAAACCAGAAGCACCAGAGTTCCATCACTATCTGCCAACACAAGAAGTGAGGATGTAAGAGGTTCTGGAGTAGGAATGTTTCAAGCTGTTCCCAGGCAGGAGTTGAAGACAGTATAATCATAAGGGTTTTGAGAGACAGGAGCAGAGCTGAAAACATGGATTCCCAGATTATTTTCTTCCCAGAACCATCTGAGATTGGAAGCTGAGAAGAAAGGACTGAAGAGTAAACCTCTTTTTCTGTTAATATGTCGAGAAGCCAATACAGCTTTCTGGTGACAGCAAGTTTTGCATCTTCCTCAAGCTCGGAAGAATACCTCAAGACGGACTGGAACAGTACAACCCGGGCCAGGAGCAAACCTCTGACATTTGTCGTGGATTCAACAGATAAAGACAAGATATCTACCAATGATGTTTTTGTCTGAGAATCATGGCTCTGTTTCTTACAAACTTGGTTTGAGAAATCTTGTTCATCTATGAACAACAAATCAAGAAGTGTGATCCTGAATTCTTGTGTTATTTCAGCTGTGTTCAATAGTGCACTTAGAAGATCTACTGTCGTTTTCTCTAGAAGATCAGTCATTACTTCACTAGCCGTTTTGCCATGGGATTGTTGGCTCAGTGAAAATTTGAAAGCAGAGATCATCAAGGTGCAGAGTGATATTTCCTTGAACACCATAGACGCTTGGCTTGGAAACAGCGCCACAACTTTAACAGCATTGATAAGATAAAATTTCACAGGAAGAAAGACCCTTCTGGCTTCTGTTGCAGATATGTTATCCTTCACCGAGCAAGACCAAGCCTGAGCAGCAAATCTCAGAGACTCCTTGATCAGTGACATTAGCTTTAATATGATCTCTCCTACATCTACCCGAGATAACACTGTCTGTTTGTCTATCTGAAGCAATGTAATCACACCCTTCCATGATGTATTAAGAATGGTCACAAGATTACCACCATCTTTTGCAGCAAGCATACCCAATTCACTTAGAGATTTAACTCCCAGCATAATTATGCTTTCCAAATTACACACCTTGTTATCTTCCTCCATCCTTGCCTTTCCCACATTTCCATGAGTCTTCATTTCATTTACGTCCTGATCCACAGCTGGAGAGTACTCTTTGCACAGACGAACAATAGAGTCAATTACTACTTGTGCAGCCTTAAGAATCTCCGAGGAAAGGGATTCAACTTTCTGTTCCAGAAGAAAGGTGAAAGCTATTAAACGATGACAACAATGCATAATACTAATCTCAGTCTACGATAGGAGTATGATACAGTACTAGTAGCAACTAGTGAAAGATGATTTTCAGAGATACCTTGGCATTCAATATCACTTCCTTTATCAAATTCAGCTGCTCTGAAACAAACTTATGAACTGTAACAGCTGAGGTCTCGTCACTCAAGAAACATGTTTTTCCAATAGCAGTAAAACATGAGGCAGAAAAGCGAAGATAATCCAAAAGAAGCTGCAACCCAATGATTGCAAAATTCAGTTTCCCAGAACCCACTTAGCTGTGACAGACTTTTCCATACAGGACCATCAAGCATCACTAACCTGAAAGAAAATGTTGGAATGCTCTTCCTCTTGAGACTCCTCCATCGACATTACAGacatatttaaatgttttgcACACCATTGGCTTACCTAGAGGAGGTAGAGtgagaaaatataaatacaacAACACTCTAAAAGCTGAGGTTCAGCAATAAGcagcaaaaatgaaaaaaaaaaaacacattgtaCCTTAATACCAAAAGCAAGAAAGAAGTGAGAGCAATCAGGCCGATCCAAAGCAAGGTATTTCGAAGTCACAGGCAAAATTGCCTTGTTCAGCAAACATTGGCTAACATCAAGACAAGTGAAGTCTTCCCAGAGTGTCTATACAGCTGTCAAGGAATGAATACTTGAAACATGCCATAACAGACCACTTAAAGCATGTATATAACTATCAGAACCTTAGTGAAACATGCAAATAAAGCAGCAGATATAACTTTCATCTCTAAAGTGCTCACTTCATCATATTGAAACCaacaatcacacacacacaaagattAAATATCCACATCTCAGTAATAAACATAGTTTAACAAAAAGGAAGGGgaaacatccaaaaaaaaaggtatgtgAGTGAGGATACTGTTAAGGTCTCCACAAAAGAGGGGGAAACAGAATCCTCTTGTATATCTAACTGACTGAGCCGTGTGAGTAGTTGAACACGATTCTCAATAAGCTGTTGCACAAACAACCAACAAAGAAATATACATTAAGCCGCTAAAAAAAACCTCAATCCAGACCAATAAAATTGAAGAGGAGTTGGTACGGAGAAACTTAATCGGAGGCAAATTAGTGAGAAACATCGTGAAACCCAAAGCAATCAGAAGAAAATTTCACGATTGATCAAAGAGGATCTATCCGTTG
Coding sequences within:
- the LOC104738990 gene encoding uncharacterized protein LOC104738990, encoding MENNAMKILEEIKSSDLIENRVQLLTRLSQLDIQEDSVSPSFVETLTTLWEDFTCLDVSQCLLNKAILPVTSKYLALDRPDCSHFFLAFGIKVSQWCAKHLNMSVMSMEESQEEEHSNIFFQLLLDYLRFSASCFTAIGKTCFLSDETSAVTVHKFVSEQLNLIKEVILNAKKVESLSSEILKAAQVVIDSIVRLCKEYSPAVDQDVNEMKTHGNVGKARMEEDNKVCNLESIIMLGVKSLSELGMLAAKDGGNLVTILNTSWKGVITLLQIDKQTVLSRVDVGEIILKLMSLIKESLRFAAQAWSCSVKDNISATEARRVFLPVKFYLINAVKVVALFPSQASMVFKEISLCTLMISAFKFSLSQQSHGKTASEVMTDLLEKTTVDLLSALLNTAEITQEFRITLLDLLFIDEQDFSNQVCKKQSHDSQTKTSLVDILSLSVESTTNVRGLLLARVVLFQSVLRYSSELEEDAKLAVTRKLYWLLDILTEKEVYSSVLSSQLPISDGSGKKIIWESMFSALLLSLKTLMIILSSTPAWEQLETFLLQNLLHPHFLCWQIVMELWCFWFRHATNDLAAAMIDKICSFMMSMSSSETPLCPDSVLRRTTKSICFLLTHSPKSLTAQVYTNVSAEGRSDSTPDVYLALLLDGFPLNFLPDRIKNDVKRQIFADFVHFIKNFNEKPSRYSKYTVLGAPVFALSACLQILNMGISEIDAKTLNFIVAVIQKYRNSKDDTRKDHYSEILSGTLSIISRNEQLYTCQEMNNVITELQKLFISEADSRHLHKSKPNLALFLSGLSKYEMSETETCPKSRAVWELYHMLLRKRHWALVHNAVTAFGYFCARTSCNQLWRFVPEDAALAFDIPSGKEAKTERFMSELKMFLEKEQALLSVTPSEEEVELLLKEGNEVKATVQKFVEGRCQRSIEVEKRPNKKRKLPEGICRGVELLQNGVKRINEGLSELRSDEHGNEEFQKSLLNQFSCLEDLVSHLLSLTAASD